Proteins encoded by one window of Arachis hypogaea cultivar Tifrunner chromosome 1, arahy.Tifrunner.gnm2.J5K5, whole genome shotgun sequence:
- the LOC140180515 gene encoding uncharacterized protein, whose translation MRLSLGENNNIQELRNFAEWLLKIGDDLAGDTTDGESIVHIPSDILIKNSETALDDLIDFVYPDMLSNLSVENYFKDRAILAPTLDCVTDVNNKMTTGLPGQERVYLSSDSVCAEEGNMEFELDTFSPEILNGINCSGLPPHKLVLKVGAPIMLLRNIDQTYGLCNGMRMQVRRMENHVIECKTLTGNKAGSIVLIPRLNLIPNNETLPVRLPMDIITDNGRQFTDKRIASFLHDLNIKHHFSSIEHPQFNGLAEAANKVILQALKKKVTLAKGQ comes from the exons ATGAGATTGTCACTAGGTGAAAACAACAACATACAAGAACTCAGAAATTTTGCAGAATGGCTACTAAAAATTGGTGATGATTTGGCTGGTGATACAACAGATGGTGAATCGATCGTTCATATACCATCTGACATTTTGATTAAGAACTCTGAGACAGCTTTGGATGACCTCATTGATTTCGTGTATCCAGATATGTTATCCAATTTATCTGTTGAAAATTATTTCAAGGATAGAGCAATTCTTGCACCAACTTTGGATTGTGTCACTGATGTCAACAACAAGATGACTACAGGGTTACCTGGACAAGAAAGAGTCTACTTAAGTTCAGACTCTGTGTGTGCTGAAGAGGGAAATATGGAATTTGAGTTAGATACTTTCTCGCCGGAGATTCTAAATGGAATAAATTGTTCAGGTCTACCACCACACAAGTTGGTTCTGAAGGTTGGCGCTCCTATTATGTTGCTGCGGAATATAGACCAAACTTATGGTTTGTGCAATGGAATGAGGATGCAAGTTAGAAGAATGGAAAATCATGTGATAGAATGCAAGACTTTAACTGGTAACAAAGCTGGAAGTATTGTTCTTATCCCAAGATTAAATCTAATTCCAAATAATGAAACATTGCCGGTCAG ACTGCCTATGGATATTATCACTGATAACGGTAGACAATTTACTGATAAAAGAATAGCATCTTTCTTGCATGATTTGAATATAAAGCATCATTTTTCCTCGATTGAACACCCACAATTCAACGGGCTCGCCGAGGCTGCTAATAAAGTTATCTTGCAGGCTCTAAAGAAAAAAGTAACACTTGCCAAAGGACAATAG